Proteins encoded together in one Panthera uncia isolate 11264 chromosome A2, Puncia_PCG_1.0, whole genome shotgun sequence window:
- the SLC38A3 gene encoding sodium-coupled neutral amino acid transporter 3, giving the protein MEAPLQTEMVELVPNGKHSEGLLPVTTPTAVNQRVEGPRRSCVEGEGFLQKNPSKEPHFTDFVGKTSFGMSVFNLSNAIMGSGILGLAYAMANTGIVLFLFLLTAVALLSSYSIHLLLKSSGIVGIRAYEQLGYRAFGTPGKLAAALAITLQNIGAMSSYLYIIKSELPLVIQTFLNLEEQTSDWYMNGNYLVILVSVIVILPLALMRQLGYLGYSSGFSLSCMVFFLIAVIYKKFHVPCPLPLNLANITGNVSLMEVTKEEAQLQAETEAAAFCTPSYFTLNSQTAYTIPIMAFAFVCHPEVLPIYTELKDPSKRKMQHISNLSIAVMYVMYFLAALFGYLTFYDGVESELLHTYSKVDPFDVLILCVRVAVLTAVTLTVPIVLFPVRRAIQQMLFKNQEFSWLRHILIAIGLLTCINLLVIFAPNILGIFGVIGATSAPCLIFIFPAIFYFRIIPTEKEPAKSTPKILALCFAVLGLLLMTMSLSFIIIDWVSGTGRHGGSH; this is encoded by the exons ATGGAGGCACCTCTGCAGACGGAAATGGTGGAGCTGGTGCCCAACGGCAAACACTCAGAGGGGCTGCTCCCAGTCACCACCCCCACGGCTGTCAACCAGAG GGTCGAAGGCCCCAGACGGAGCTGTGTTGAAGGCGAGGGCTTCCTACAGAAAAACCCCAGCAAGGAGCCACACTTCACAGAC TTTGTGGGGAAGACTTCATTTGGGATGTCAGTGTTCAACCTCAGCAACGCCATCATGGGCAGTGGCATCCTGGGACTCGCCTATGCCATGGCCAACACGGGCATCGTCCTTTTCCT GTTCCTGTTGACAGCCGTCGCCCTGCTCTCCAGCTACTCCATCCACCTGCTACTCAAGTCCTCAGGGATCGTGG GTATCCGTGCCTATGAGCAGCTAGGCTACCGTGCCTTTGGGACCCCAGGAAAGCTGGCAGCGGCCCTGGCCATCACACTGCAGAATATTGGAG CCATGTCCAGCTACCTGTACATCATCAAGTCCGAGCTGCCTCTTGTCATACAGACCTTCCTGAACCTGGAGGAGCAAACTTC GGACTGGTACATGAATGGGAACTACCTGGTGATCCTTGTTTCTGTCATCGTCATTCTGCCCCTGGCACTGATGCGGCAGCTTG GCTACCTGGGTTACTCCAGCGGCTTCTCTCTCAGCTGCATGGTGTTCTTCCTAATTGCA GTCATCTACAAAAAGTTCCATgtgccctgccctctgcctctcaaCCTCGCCAACATCACGGGCAATGTCAGCCTCATGGAGGTCACCAAGGAGGAGGCTCAGCTGCAGGCTGAAACAGAGGCTGCAGCCTTCTGCACCCCGAGTTACTTCACACTCAACTCACAG ACAGCATATACCATCCCCATCATGGCCTTCGCCTTCGTCTGCCATCCCGAGGTGCTGCCCATCTATACGGAGCTCAAGGA CCCCTCCAAGAGGAAGATGCAGCACATCTCCAACCTGTCCATCGCCGTCATGTATGTCATGTACTTCCTGGCTGCCCTCTTCGGCTACCTCACCTTCTACG ACGGGGTGGAGTCGGAGCTACTGCACACCTACAGCAAGGTGGACCCATTTGACGTGCTGATCCTCTGTGTGCGTGTGGCCGTGCTGACGGCAGTCACACTCACAGTGCCAATCGTTCTGTTTCCG gtGCGCCGTGCCATCCAGCAGATGCTGTTTAAGAACCAGGAGTTCAGCTGGCTGCGGCACATACTCATTGCCATCGGCCTGCTCACTTGTATCAACTTGCTGGTTATCTTCGCTCCCAACATCCTGGGCATCTTCGGGGTCATTG GTGCCACATCTGCCCCATGCCTCATCTTCATCTTCCCCGCCATCTTCTACTTTCGCATCATACCCACCGAGAAGGAACCTGCAAAGTCTACCCCCAAAATCTTG GCCCTTTGTTTCGCTGTGCTTGGCCTCTTGCTGATGACCATGAGCTTGAGCTTCATCATCATTGATTGGGTGTCAGGGACCGGCCGGCATGGAGGAAGCCACTAG